ACATCTGCGCCGCATCAAGGAAAAGACGGGCACACGCCGGATGGCCGACCTGACGTCGAAACTAGGCGCGCTGAAGCCGCCGCTGAAGGGCGAGGTCTAGCCGGAAATCCGCTCGATGCGGGCGCCGCAGCGGCCGAGCTTGTGTTCGAGCCGCTCGAAACCGCGATCCAGATGATAGATGCGGTTGATGATGGTTTCGCCTTCCGCCACGAGCCCGCCGATGACGAGCGACACCGAGGCGCGGAGATCGGTCGCCATGACCGGTGCGCCCTTCAGCCGGTCGACGCCGTCGACATAGGCGGTGTCGCCGTCCAGGCGCACCTTGGCGCCGAGCCGCGCCAGTTCCTGCACATGCATGAAGCGGTTTTCGAAGATCGTTTCACGGATTTTCGACGTGCCCTGCCCGCGCGTTGCCAGCGCCATGAACTGCGCCTGAAGATCGGTCGGAAATCCGGGGAAAGGTTCGGTTGTGACATCCACGGCCTGAATGCCATTGCCGTTGCGCGCAACGCGAATGCCGTGCGGCACGCTCTCAACCACCGCACCGGCCGAACGAAGCGTCTCCAGCGCCGAGTCGAGAAGATCGGCGCGGGTGTTCTGCAGGATGACATCGCCGCCGGCCATTGCGACAGCAATCGCGTAAGTGCCCGTCTCGATCCGGTCGGGGATCACCGCATGCGTGGCCCCATGCAATTTCGAGACTCCGGTGACCTTGATCGTCGACGTGCCGGCGCCCTCGATCTTCGCGCCCATTTTGATCAGAAGATCGGCGAGGTCCTTGACCTCGGGCTCGCGCGCCGCGTTCTCGATCAGCGTTTCGCCATCGGCGAGGCTCGCCGCCATCAGCGCAGTGTGCGTTGCACCGACGGAGACTTTCGGAAATTTGATGTGGCCGCCCTTCAGCCCGTGACGGGCCGTGGCGATGACATAGCCGGCATCGATCTCGATCTGCGCGCCGAGCACTTCGAGAACCTGCAGCAGAAAATCGACCGGCCGCGTGCCGATGGCGCAGCCGCCCGGCAAGGACACTTTCGCATGGCCCATGCGGGCGACGAGCGGGCCGACGACCCAGAAGCTCGCCCGCATGGTCGAGACGAGATCATAGGGCGCAGTGGTATCGACAATCGTCTTGGCGTTGATCGTCAGAGTCTCGCCATCGTCTTCGGTCTGGCCGTGGCGGCGCCCGCGGATCGAAATGTCGACGCCATGATTGGAGAGAATGCGCTTCAGCTGCGCGACGTCGGCCAGGCGCGGCACGTTCTCGAGAACGACCTCATCCTCGGTGAGCAGCGCCGCGATCATCAGCGGCAGAGCGGCGTTCTTGGCGCCGGAGATCGGGATCGAGCCCTCGAGGGGAGCGCCGCCGAGAATGCGAATACGGTCCATGCGGGGGAGATGCTCCGGTCGGAGAGACGGACATTAAAGTCGCGGGAGTTCCGGACTTAATCCAGGGGACGGACGGAAACAAGGCAAGGAGTAGGCCGCGGTTAACCCTCACCGCGTCCCTCATGTTCCTTTGCCGCGCCGGGCTTGGCGTCCTCCCGCCCCTCTTCGCGGCGCCCCTTCGCCTGCGCCTTGCGGCGCTTCAAATTCTCGCGGAGGGCCCCGGCCAGGCGCTCACGGCGTTCGGCCTCGGCCTTGAGG
Above is a window of Terrihabitans soli DNA encoding:
- the murA gene encoding UDP-N-acetylglucosamine 1-carboxyvinyltransferase is translated as MDRIRILGGAPLEGSIPISGAKNAALPLMIAALLTEDEVVLENVPRLADVAQLKRILSNHGVDISIRGRRHGQTEDDGETLTINAKTIVDTTAPYDLVSTMRASFWVVGPLVARMGHAKVSLPGGCAIGTRPVDFLLQVLEVLGAQIEIDAGYVIATARHGLKGGHIKFPKVSVGATHTALMAASLADGETLIENAAREPEVKDLADLLIKMGAKIEGAGTSTIKVTGVSKLHGATHAVIPDRIETGTYAIAVAMAGGDVILQNTRADLLDSALETLRSAGAVVESVPHGIRVARNGNGIQAVDVTTEPFPGFPTDLQAQFMALATRGQGTSKIRETIFENRFMHVQELARLGAKVRLDGDTAYVDGVDRLKGAPVMATDLRASVSLVIGGLVAEGETIINRIYHLDRGFERLEHKLGRCGARIERISG